In a single window of the Longimicrobiales bacterium genome:
- a CDS encoding MBL fold metallo-hydrolase has product MSTGLTVVGCGTAALDGERVCSGYLVEAEHTVLLLDCGPGIVYSLARHRLPWQRLTHLALTHFHTDHIGDVPALLFALQYGMYPPREEPLTIIGPRGTRRRLQAMSRAFGDYVTHASFGVNVCEIVPGGSVHAGGVELSVTRTPHTEHSIAYRVRSADCTIGYTGDTGPSADVADFLHGVDDLVAECSVPDEQAMDIHLTPSSLAVLALRAQPRRLVVTHVYPHLERSTVPEQLRAHGWEGRTVVAADGMRLR; this is encoded by the coding sequence TTGAGCACCGGGCTCACCGTCGTCGGCTGCGGTACCGCGGCGCTTGACGGTGAGCGCGTCTGTTCCGGGTACCTCGTGGAGGCGGAACACACGGTTCTCCTCCTGGACTGCGGCCCCGGCATCGTCTACAGCCTTGCCCGGCATCGGCTGCCGTGGCAGCGCCTCACGCACCTTGCCCTCACACACTTCCACACGGACCACATCGGCGACGTCCCGGCGCTGCTGTTCGCGCTGCAGTACGGGATGTATCCGCCGCGCGAAGAGCCGCTGACGATCATCGGACCGCGCGGAACACGCCGGCGGCTGCAGGCGATGAGCCGCGCGTTCGGTGACTACGTCACGCACGCGTCCTTCGGCGTGAACGTGTGCGAGATCGTGCCGGGCGGCTCAGTTCACGCAGGCGGGGTGGAGCTGAGCGTCACACGAACACCACACACGGAGCACTCGATCGCGTACCGCGTCCGCTCGGCCGATTGCACGATCGGCTACACCGGCGATACCGGGCCGTCTGCCGACGTTGCCGACTTCCTGCACGGCGTGGACGACCTGGTCGCGGAGTGCTCCGTACCGGACGAGCAGGCCATGGACATTCACCTGACGCCCTCGTCGCTCGCGGTACTCGCGCTGCGCGCGCAGCCACGGCGCCTGGTGGTGACCCATGTCTATCCGCACCTCGAGCGCAGCACGGTACCGGAGCAGCTGCGTGCACACGGCTGGGAGGGCCGCACGGTCGTGGCGGCCGATGGAATGAGACTACGATGA
- a CDS encoding DegT/DnrJ/EryC1/StrS family aminotransferase, with amino-acid sequence MSREAVQRVPLLDLRAQYASLRDDVEEAIRRVVESQHFILGPEVDALEREMADYCGTAHAVGVSSGTDALLVALMALGVRPGDEVITSPFTFFATAGTVARLGARTVFVDIDPDTFNIDPARVEAALSPRTKAIIPVHLFGRLADMDTVMQVARGAGVAVVEDAAQAIGARDGAGRRAGAIGDIGAFSFFPSKNLGAFGDAGMVTTSDGSLDRLLRQLRVHGMEPKYFHSMVGGNFRLDALQAAVLRVKLRHLDAWHEARRRNAARYRELFAQADLEQVTLPGDVPGHIYNQFVIRVPDRDALRDHLTADAIGTEVYYPLPLHMQECFADLGYRAGDFAHAERAAHEVLALPIYPELEDVALQRVVASIEDFYATR; translated from the coding sequence ATGAGCAGGGAAGCAGTCCAGCGCGTGCCGCTCCTCGACCTGCGCGCGCAGTACGCATCGCTGCGCGACGACGTCGAGGAGGCAATCAGGCGCGTTGTGGAATCGCAGCATTTCATCCTCGGGCCCGAGGTCGACGCGCTGGAGCGCGAGATGGCCGACTATTGCGGCACCGCGCACGCTGTCGGCGTATCGTCGGGCACGGATGCGCTGCTCGTCGCGCTCATGGCGCTGGGTGTGCGGCCCGGTGATGAGGTGATCACCTCGCCGTTCACGTTCTTTGCGACCGCCGGCACCGTTGCACGGCTCGGCGCACGCACCGTCTTCGTGGACATCGACCCGGACACGTTCAACATCGACCCGGCACGCGTCGAGGCGGCGCTTTCTCCACGGACGAAAGCGATCATCCCCGTGCACCTGTTCGGCAGGCTCGCGGACATGGATACCGTGATGCAGGTTGCGCGCGGCGCGGGTGTGGCGGTGGTGGAGGACGCGGCGCAGGCGATCGGTGCTCGGGACGGCGCCGGCCGACGCGCAGGAGCGATCGGCGACATCGGCGCCTTCTCGTTCTTCCCGAGCAAGAACCTGGGTGCCTTCGGCGACGCCGGCATGGTCACGACATCGGACGGGTCGCTCGACCGGCTGTTGCGCCAGTTGCGCGTCCACGGCATGGAGCCCAAGTACTTCCACAGCATGGTTGGCGGCAATTTCCGGCTGGACGCGCTGCAGGCGGCTGTGCTGCGGGTCAAGCTGCGTCACCTCGATGCGTGGCACGAAGCGCGTCGTCGCAATGCCGCACGCTACCGCGAGCTCTTCGCGCAGGCGGACCTCGAGCAGGTCACGCTTCCCGGGGACGTGCCCGGGCACATCTACAACCAGTTCGTGATCCGCGTGCCCGACCGTGATGCTCTGCGGGACCACCTGACGGCGGATGCAATCGGCACGGAGGTCTACTACCCGCTGCCGTTGCACATGCAGGAGTGCTTCGCCGACCTGGGCTATCGCGCGGGCGATTTTGCGCACGCGGAGCGCGCCGCGCACGAAGTGCTCGCGCTGCCGATCTACCCCGAGCTGGAGGACGTCGCGCTGCAGCGGGTGGTCGCGTCGATCGAGGACTTCTACGCCACGCGCTGA
- the aroF gene encoding 3-deoxy-7-phosphoheptulonate synthase: MSNSAAEADVRRVIDVIREMGYEARPIPGRQRTAIGLIGNDGKVDGARLEGLPNVLQVIHVTQPYKQVSREWRQEPTIVELANGTRIGGDEVVLMAGPCSVESLEQIVGIAHRLRQSGATVLRGGAFKPRTSPYAFQGLGVEGLRMLARAREESGLAIVTEALETETVDVVAEYADIIQIGARNMQNYPLLRRAGRTGRPILLKRGLSATIKELLLSAEYILAEGNEQVILCERGIRSFDDQTRNLLDLSAIPVVKALSHLPIIADPSHGTGIRAKVTPMARAAVAAGADGLLIEVHPDPDRALSDGAQSLWPEQFDELVEQVGGIADAIGRRLAAPIAKLAV, from the coding sequence ATGAGTAACAGCGCGGCGGAGGCCGACGTCCGCCGGGTCATCGACGTCATCCGCGAGATGGGCTACGAGGCCCGACCGATCCCGGGGCGCCAGCGCACCGCGATCGGGTTGATCGGCAATGACGGCAAGGTGGATGGCGCCCGCCTCGAGGGCCTGCCCAATGTCCTGCAGGTCATCCACGTCACGCAGCCGTACAAGCAGGTTTCGCGTGAATGGCGCCAGGAGCCGACCATTGTCGAGCTCGCCAACGGCACGCGCATCGGCGGCGACGAGGTCGTGCTGATGGCCGGGCCGTGCTCGGTCGAGTCACTCGAGCAGATCGTCGGCATCGCGCACCGGCTCCGGCAGAGCGGGGCAACCGTGCTGCGCGGCGGCGCGTTCAAGCCGCGCACCTCGCCGTACGCATTCCAGGGACTTGGTGTCGAGGGGCTTCGCATGCTCGCGCGGGCACGTGAGGAGAGCGGACTGGCCATCGTCACCGAGGCGCTGGAGACGGAAACGGTAGACGTGGTCGCGGAGTACGCCGACATCATCCAGATCGGCGCGCGCAACATGCAGAACTATCCGCTGCTCCGACGCGCCGGTCGTACGGGCAGGCCGATTTTGCTCAAGCGCGGCCTTTCCGCCACCATCAAGGAGTTGCTGCTCAGCGCCGAGTACATCCTCGCGGAAGGCAATGAGCAGGTCATCCTCTGCGAGCGCGGCATCCGCTCCTTCGACGACCAGACCCGCAACCTGCTCGACCTGAGCGCCATCCCCGTGGTGAAGGCGCTCTCGCACCTGCCCATCATCGCGGACCCGAGCCATGGGACGGGCATCCGCGCGAAGGTGACGCCGATGGCGCGTGCGGCGGTCGCAGCGGGCGCCGACGGCCTGCTGATCGAGGTGCATCCGGACCCCGATCGCGCACTCTCCGACGGCGCCCAGTCGCTCTGGCCGGAGCAGTTCGACGAGCTGGTCGAACAGGTCGGCGGGATCGCCGACGCGATCGGCCGCCGGCTCGCCGCGCCGATCGCAAAGCTGGCGGTCTGA
- a CDS encoding CoA-binding protein: MATQANENLITTTEGMRDVLRSAKRVAIIGIKPEDRATAPAFYVPRYLQGAGYEIVPVPVYYPEVTTILGERVYRRLTDIPGDIDLVVVFRRSGDVAKHVDEILEKKPDAVWLQLGIRNDEAAARWAAAGIKVVQDRCSMVEHRSL, translated from the coding sequence GTGGCGACACAGGCGAACGAGAACCTGATCACGACGACGGAAGGGATGCGGGACGTGCTCCGCTCGGCGAAGCGGGTGGCGATCATCGGCATCAAGCCGGAGGACCGCGCGACGGCGCCGGCGTTCTATGTGCCCCGTTACCTGCAGGGCGCCGGCTACGAGATCGTCCCGGTGCCCGTGTACTACCCGGAGGTCACCACGATCCTCGGTGAGCGCGTCTACCGCAGGCTGACGGACATCCCCGGGGACATCGATCTCGTGGTGGTGTTCCGCCGGTCCGGCGACGTGGCAAAGCACGTGGACGAGATCCTCGAGAAGAAGCCGGACGCGGTCTGGCTGCAGCTCGGGATCCGCAACGACGAAGCGGCAGCCCGCTGGGCTGCCGCCGGAATCAAGGTGGTGCAGGACCGCTGCTCGATGGTGGAGCACCGCAGTCTGTAG
- the dnaX gene encoding DNA polymerase III subunit gamma/tau, producing the protein MATTRAALARTYRPRNFAEMATQAHVSETLRAAVARGRVAHAYLFSGPRGVGKTTAARVLAMALNCPNRVTEETADGLKPGEPCGRCESCERIWAGRTSLDVVEIDAASNRGVDDARDLRERAMYAPTGDERFKVYIIDEAHMLTREAWNALLKILEEPPPRVIFVFATTEPQKIQQAAAPILSRTQRFDFRRIGVDDIVVRLKTILAEEGIEASDDALLPIARRADGGLRDALSLLDQVLSFSGRTVTVDDVTRVLGLIGDELYLELFGILADRRAGDVFRFVQRILDDGYDLTEFYRGLTDVLRTLLIGKYDGADAMQVRDDLRQHYLDVAARFEATDLLRMLALASELDTEGRFRKSANPRTMLEVLLLRFAYLDRTIAVEELLRAAGGAPPPERSPRAIPDPPGPEASSAPRRAGRGGEATARTAAAVEERPRTPAPAAQAPATGPAPAPPAPSVAEPAASNQAAPLATANDQPAPVAPRSATAAAALRALQRDGSRIPHGLGIFLKVARVEEQGPDRVVLSVPPGPGLERLSGDSRDARALEQAFSDALGRTVQLVVQAASLGEAATPRRLTPEQVRADRLARIAREQPMLARAVEAWDLELIDD; encoded by the coding sequence ATGGCCACGACCCGCGCCGCACTCGCGCGTACCTACCGTCCACGCAACTTCGCCGAGATGGCGACGCAGGCGCACGTCTCCGAGACGCTGCGCGCGGCCGTCGCGCGCGGCCGGGTCGCCCACGCGTATCTCTTTTCTGGTCCTCGCGGGGTAGGCAAGACGACGGCGGCGCGCGTGCTCGCGATGGCGCTCAACTGCCCGAACCGCGTCACGGAGGAGACCGCGGACGGGCTGAAGCCGGGCGAGCCGTGCGGACGCTGCGAGTCGTGCGAGCGCATCTGGGCCGGACGCACCTCGCTCGACGTCGTGGAGATCGACGCCGCTTCGAACCGCGGCGTCGATGACGCCCGCGACCTGCGTGAGCGCGCCATGTACGCGCCGACCGGCGATGAGCGCTTCAAGGTCTACATCATCGACGAAGCGCACATGCTCACGCGCGAGGCATGGAACGCGCTCCTCAAGATCCTCGAGGAGCCGCCGCCGCGCGTGATCTTCGTCTTCGCGACCACCGAGCCGCAGAAGATCCAGCAGGCCGCGGCACCGATCCTGTCGCGCACGCAGCGCTTCGACTTCCGGCGCATCGGGGTCGATGACATCGTGGTCCGGCTGAAGACCATCCTGGCCGAGGAGGGGATCGAGGCCAGCGACGATGCACTGCTGCCCATCGCGCGGCGCGCCGACGGCGGGCTGCGCGACGCCCTCTCGCTGCTCGACCAGGTGCTGTCCTTCTCGGGGCGCACCGTCACGGTCGACGACGTCACGCGCGTGCTCGGCCTGATCGGCGACGAGCTCTACCTCGAGCTCTTCGGCATCCTGGCCGACCGCCGCGCGGGCGACGTGTTCCGCTTCGTGCAGCGCATCCTGGACGACGGGTACGACCTCACCGAGTTCTATCGCGGGCTCACCGACGTGCTGCGCACGCTGCTGATCGGCAAGTACGACGGCGCGGACGCGATGCAGGTCCGCGACGACCTGCGCCAGCACTACCTGGACGTCGCTGCACGCTTCGAGGCGACCGACCTGCTGCGCATGCTCGCGCTCGCGTCGGAGCTCGACACCGAGGGCCGCTTCCGCAAGAGCGCCAACCCACGCACCATGCTCGAGGTGCTGCTCCTCCGCTTCGCATACCTCGACCGTACCATTGCCGTGGAAGAGCTGCTCCGCGCTGCGGGCGGAGCGCCTCCGCCGGAGCGCTCGCCCCGGGCAATCCCCGATCCCCCGGGACCTGAAGCCTCCTCCGCGCCGCGCCGGGCGGGGCGAGGCGGGGAAGCGACGGCGCGGACGGCAGCGGCCGTAGAGGAGCGTCCTCGCACCCCCGCGCCTGCCGCACAGGCTCCGGCCACCGGGCCTGCGCCAGCCCCGCCCGCGCCCTCCGTCGCGGAACCGGCGGCATCGAACCAGGCCGCTCCGCTCGCGACCGCGAACGACCAGCCCGCTCCCGTGGCTCCGCGCAGCGCCACCGCCGCGGCCGCCCTGCGCGCCCTCCAGCGCGACGGCAGCCGGATTCCGCACGGGCTCGGCATCTTCCTGAAAGTCGCACGCGTCGAAGAGCAGGGTCCCGACAGGGTGGTGCTGTCGGTTCCGCCGGGGCCCGGACTCGAGCGCCTGAGCGGCGACAGCCGCGATGCCCGCGCACTCGAGCAGGCGTTCAGCGACGCACTCGGCCGCACCGTCCAGCTCGTGGTCCAGGCGGCCAGTCTCGGCGAGGCCGCCACGCCCCGGCGCCTCACCCCCGAGCAGGTCCGCGCCGACCGGCTGGCGCGCATCGCCCGCGAGCAGCCAATGCTGGCTCGAGCGGTCGAGGCCTGGGACCTGGAGCTGATCGACGACTGA
- a CDS encoding YraN family protein, whose amino-acid sequence MAESHELGRRAEAAVADHLDSTGWSVLAMNWRFRHKEIDVIARRGELIAFIEVKCRSGSRFGQPAEAITLSKRRDLAAAAHAWICRNRPSCAAFRFDLCSVTVRPDGRLDIEHVEDAWRL is encoded by the coding sequence ATGGCTGAATCCCATGAGCTGGGCCGGCGCGCCGAGGCGGCCGTCGCCGACCACCTGGACAGCACCGGCTGGTCGGTGCTCGCCATGAACTGGCGCTTCCGGCACAAGGAAATCGACGTGATCGCCCGGCGCGGTGAGCTGATCGCGTTCATCGAGGTGAAGTGCCGTTCCGGCAGCCGTTTCGGCCAGCCGGCAGAGGCGATCACTCTGTCCAAACGACGCGACCTGGCCGCCGCGGCTCACGCATGGATCTGCCGGAACCGGCCGTCCTGCGCCGCGTTCCGCTTCGACCTGTGCAGTGTAACGGTGCGGCCGGACGGGCGGCTCGACATCGAGCACGTGGAGGACGCCTGGCGATTGTGA
- a CDS encoding YbaB/EbfC family nucleoid-associated protein: MTNFQQLFQMGQQVQARLTQLQTELGNRTVTCSSGGGMVTVTADGRGRVREVKIDPTVVDPSDVEMLEDLVTAAVAEAQQRAQQVYEEELKKVAGGFPLPFNLPQFP; encoded by the coding sequence ATGACGAATTTCCAGCAGCTTTTTCAGATGGGCCAGCAGGTGCAGGCCCGGCTGACACAACTCCAGACGGAACTCGGGAATCGCACGGTGACGTGCTCGAGCGGCGGTGGGATGGTCACGGTGACCGCCGACGGGCGGGGTCGCGTGCGTGAGGTGAAGATCGACCCGACGGTGGTGGACCCCTCGGACGTGGAGATGCTCGAGGACCTGGTGACGGCGGCGGTGGCGGAGGCCCAGCAGCGGGCGCAGCAGGTATACGAGGAGGAGCTGAAGAAGGTTGCCGGCGGGTTCCCGCTGCCCTTCAATCTGCCCCAGTTCCCGTGA
- the recR gene encoding recombination mediator RecR, which translates to MSAIEDLTTELARLPGIGRKTALRLTYYLLKRPAEESRRLARVLERVAEQVHPCSRCGNLTETDPCALCSNPRRDGTFICVVEEASDIGPIERTGEYRGLYHVLGGRISPLEGIGPDELNVQGLLGRLSDGVVREVIVATNPSVEGEATALYLQKMIRPLGVRVTRLARGLPVGGDLEYADGVTIAEALSGRREL; encoded by the coding sequence GTGAGTGCGATCGAGGACCTGACGACGGAGCTGGCGCGGCTTCCGGGCATCGGCCGGAAGACCGCGCTTCGATTGACATACTACCTGCTCAAGCGGCCGGCGGAGGAATCGCGTCGGCTGGCACGGGTGCTGGAGCGGGTGGCGGAGCAGGTGCACCCGTGCTCGCGGTGCGGGAACCTGACGGAGACGGATCCGTGCGCGCTGTGCTCGAACCCGCGGCGGGACGGTACGTTCATCTGCGTGGTGGAGGAGGCGTCGGACATCGGTCCGATCGAGCGGACGGGCGAGTACCGGGGACTATACCACGTGCTCGGCGGCCGCATTTCGCCGCTGGAGGGGATCGGCCCGGACGAGCTGAACGTCCAGGGGCTGCTCGGCCGATTGTCGGACGGCGTGGTGCGCGAGGTGATCGTCGCGACGAACCCGAGCGTGGAGGGGGAAGCGACGGCGCTGTATCTGCAGAAGATGATCCGGCCGCTCGGCGTGCGAGTGACCCGCCTGGCGCGCGGGCTGCCGGTTGGCGGCGACCTGGAGTATGCTGACGGTGTAACGATCGCGGAGGCCCTTTCGGGTCGCCGCGAGCTCTGA
- a CDS encoding roadblock/LC7 domain-containing protein, translating into MSDGIGFLGQQEHQRLDDLLVAYLREAGVRTAMLLDRAGRLITQSGEQGAFDVTTFASLAAADFAAGDQLAVLLGEREFASLYHHGEQQSMYLADIGGRAILATLFDAHTTLGLVRVMSRKYVPQLGVVFDDAVARGVPGEHVQMDAEWVEEVESEIDRLFSE; encoded by the coding sequence ATGAGCGACGGCATCGGTTTTCTCGGACAACAGGAACACCAGCGTCTGGATGATCTGCTCGTCGCATACCTGCGCGAGGCGGGGGTCCGCACGGCCATGCTGCTCGATCGGGCAGGCCGGCTGATCACGCAGTCAGGTGAGCAGGGTGCGTTCGACGTCACGACCTTCGCGTCCCTCGCCGCCGCAGACTTTGCGGCCGGCGATCAGCTTGCCGTACTGCTCGGTGAGCGCGAGTTTGCCTCGCTCTATCACCACGGTGAGCAGCAGTCCATGTACCTGGCGGACATCGGAGGGCGGGCGATTCTGGCAACACTGTTCGATGCGCACACCACGCTCGGCCTGGTGCGCGTGATGAGCCGGAAGTACGTGCCGCAGCTCGGTGTTGTGTTCGACGACGCCGTTGCGCGCGGGGTTCCGGGCGAGCACGTCCAAATGGATGCGGAATGGGTGGAGGAGGTCGAGAGCGAGATCGACCGCCTCTTCTCGGAGTGA
- a CDS encoding gliding-motility protein MglA, producing MSMINYASREINCKLVYYGPGLGGKTTNLEYVYGKVNPETRGKLISLATEQERTLFFDFLPVDLGAIRGFKTRFHLYTVPGQVYYNASRRLILKGVDGIVFVADSQAERMDANIAAMENLYENLADYGYDATQIPIALQWNKRDLPNAVPVSELSAQLNPGGLPEFEAVAVRGDGVFDTLRAVSKLVLKSLG from the coding sequence ATGTCGATGATCAACTACGCGAGCCGCGAAATCAACTGCAAGCTCGTGTACTATGGTCCGGGGCTGGGCGGCAAGACGACGAATCTCGAGTATGTTTACGGCAAGGTGAACCCGGAGACGCGCGGCAAGCTGATCTCCCTCGCCACCGAGCAGGAGCGCACGCTCTTTTTCGACTTCCTGCCCGTGGACCTCGGTGCGATCCGCGGCTTCAAGACGCGCTTCCACCTCTACACTGTGCCCGGACAGGTCTACTACAACGCGAGTCGGCGCCTGATCCTGAAGGGCGTGGACGGCATCGTGTTCGTCGCGGATTCGCAGGCGGAGCGGATGGACGCGAATATCGCGGCGATGGAGAACCTGTACGAGAATCTCGCCGACTACGGCTACGATGCGACGCAGATCCCCATCGCCCTGCAGTGGAACAAGCGGGACCTGCCGAACGCGGTGCCGGTCAGTGAGCTGAGCGCACAACTGAATCCCGGCGGGCTGCCGGAGTTCGAGGCTGTCGCGGTTCGCGGGGATGGCGTCTTCGACACGCTGCGCGCGGTCAGCAAGCTGGTCCTCAAGTCGCTCGGCTGA